In one Dermacentor albipictus isolate Rhodes 1998 colony chromosome 4, USDA_Dalb.pri_finalv2, whole genome shotgun sequence genomic region, the following are encoded:
- the LOC135900140 gene encoding cell surface glycoprotein 1-like, translating to MTNGVYTAVLVAITFAICPASNGHYFLGCPPVDDVHDAVTILPNPFNCSTFYICAQGTPLLFVCPGNLQFNYELQVCDYPERAYCFELQQYPEPVTTNPPVFQPGAEHLLPEQAAKSEHEAGPEPTSEEAVLTPELKPEHAQERAQSDSQDMVVPSHSIDEPLQTSSEEQVKANKDDLVEALESVGTPEPQLSQEQAEPQHQQKDNERSDETERESEPVAVPTNGAPGFELQPEGNPTEPGIQDTVMTAETTDKPNQEPSQEPTESYHETQPQASKDQAEPELERDINAHSEQEFGRAIERTDSTPEPEPRPIQTPSQPERQDMVLPVESADETRQVHPQELNEIDHTAERVLQPVVSTPESEPQPSEEQAIPEREKVVNEQAIQTKNEQTPVTEPNAPTTESERHLTEQPAESEIDTEPAVQQVEPAGEQELASSEKLAATTLQAEPQPTDGQAVAETARQPDDFQPASTELGHEGVPESTQEPAQSQTQQPDEPSEVVHDETEAKAEQTVEPAQELAEAATEPTAVAPQLEAEAVEEPVGIVPEPSETIQGQEPAREPEQQDQTTETAQSLHEPVQSAYESTGKTVDQDTTENQAILSPQSEQSVPDSEQIVTKQPFEDKAEQSETKPQLRPMQEPLSVLDEASLNSDASGTDMEQLTQQRVESSTELDQSEKQATPKSADAQPQLTEVTQKPRPAPEAELPQPEAEDDTVEHSPSATEAPVEARSEPPAGQSDEIEAIQTDKSIETKHLEVASDTEDDVEPTSPAETEPPVSEKAPEPLEHKADTTEIASDTALSSKDGASTSEPNASNRDAIHQASGGPSGTAPFEPAPTDAVEQASNVTEPTLEPESSAGIAVAEEQSKADNAYEETEKPAVFDDVDEEGTRNNAVEIDYYT from the coding sequence gGCACGCCACTGCTCTTCGTTTGTCCGGGAAATTTGCAATTTAACTACGAACTACAAGTATGCGACTACCCAGAGCGAGCCTACTGCTTTGAACTCCAGCAGTACCCTGAACCGGTGACGACTAATCCCCCTGTCTTTCAACCTGGAGCTGAGCATCTCCTTCCAGAGCAAGCAGCGAAGTCCGAACATGAAGCAGGGCCTGAGCCAACGTCAGAGGAAGCAGTGCTCACTCCTGAACTGAAACCGGAACATGCTCAGGAAAGAGCCCAGTCTGACTCGCAGGACATGGTGGTACCATCTCATTCGATTGATGAGCCATTGCAAACAAGTTCCGAGGAACAAGTCAAAGCCAATAAAGACGATTTGGTGGAGGCGCTCGAATCCGTTGGTACACCGGAGCCGCAACTTTCCCAAGAACAAGCTGAACCTCAACATCAGCAAAAAGATAACGAAAGGTCTGATGAAACTGAGCGTGAATCAGAACCTGTTGCTGTGCCAACAAATGGAGCGCCTGGGTTTGAGCTGCAGCCGGAAGGAAACCCAACAGAACCGGGAATACAGGACACAGTAATGACAGCTGAGACAACTGATAAGCCAAATCAAGAGCCTTCACAGGAGCCAACCGAATCCTACCATGAAACTCAGCCGCAGGCTTCAAAAGACCAAGCCGAACCTGAACTTGAACGTGATATTAATGCTCATTCTGAACAGGAATTCGGACGCGCTATAGAGCGAACAGACTCCACACCTGAACCAGAGCCACGTCCAATACAAACTCCAAGCCAGCCAGAGCGACAGGATATGGTTCTACCAGTTGAGTCAGCTGATGAGACGAGGCAAGTTCATCCCCAAGAGCTTAATGAGATTGACCATACTGCAGAACGTGTGTTACAGCCGGTTGTGTCCACGCCTGAGTCAGAGCCCCAACCTTCAGAAGAGCAAGCCATACCTGAACGTGAGAAAGTAGTTAATGAACAGGCTATTCAAACTAAAAATGAACAGACACCTGTGACTGAACCAAATGCACCCACAACTGAATCTGAGCGGCACCTAACGGAACAGCCAGCCGAGAGTGAGATCGACACAGAGCCCGCTGTTCAGCAGGTCGAGCCTGCAGGTGAGCAAGAACTTGCGTCTTCTGAAAAATTAGCCGCTACAACACTTCAAGCAGAACCACAACCCACTGATGGACAAGCAGTAGCAGAGACAGCACGGCAACCAGATGATTTTCAGCCCGCATCTACTGAACTTGGACACGAAGGAGTCCCAGAATCCACACAGGAACCAGCACAATCTCAAACACAACAACCAGATGAACCATCTGAAGTAGTGCACGACGAGACAGAGGCGAAAGCCGAGCAAACTGTGGAGCCAGCACAGGAGTTAGCTGAAGCAGCCACGGAGCCTACTGCAGTAGCCCCTCAACTTGAGGCAGAAGCCGTAGAGGAGCCAGTTGGGATTGTGCCTGAGCCTTCCGAGACCATCCAAGGGCAAGAACCTGCACGTGAGCCCGAGCAACAGGATCAGACTACCGAGACAGCGCAGTCTTTACATGAACCAGTACAGTCTGCGTATGAATCCACAGGAAAGACAGTGGACCAAGACACCACAGAAAACCAAGCCATACTTTCACCTCAGTCGGAGCAGTCTGTGCCTGATTCAGAACAAATAGTCACAAAACAGCCGTTTGAGGACAAGGCTGAGCAAAGTGAGACTAAACCACAGCTGCGACCTATGCAAGAACCTCTGTCCGTTCTAGATGAAGCTTCACTCAATTCAGATGCTTCGGGTACGGACATGGAACAGCTAACTCAACAGCGCGTAGAATCTTCCACAGAGCTCGACCAGTCTGAAAAGCAAGCAACGCCTAAATCAGCCGATGCCCAGCCACAGCTTACAGAAGTAACTCAGAAACCGCGGCCAGCACCTGAGGCCGAGCTACCTCAACCAGAAGCAGAAGACGACACTGTTGAGCACTCGCCTTCAGCCACTGAGGCTCCAGTAGAAGCTAGGTCAGAACCCCCAGCAGGACAATCCGATGAGATTGAGGCAATCCAGACGGACAAATCGATAGAAACAAAACATCTAGAAGTTGCTTCCGATACAGAGGATGACGTTGAGCCTACGAGTCCAGCTGAAACTGAGCCTCCAGTGTCAGAAAAGGCACCTGAGCCGCTCGAGCACAAAGCCGATACAACTGAAATAGCCTCCGATACTGCGCTGAGCAGCAAAGACGGCGCAAGTACCAGTGAGCCAAATGCCTCCAATCGGGACGCAATACATCAGGCAAGCGGAGGGCCGTCTGGGACTGCTCCATTTGAGCCGGCTCCCACAGACGCAGTGGAACAAGCTTCTAACGTCACCGAGCCGACGCTTGAGCCCGAGAGCTCCGCCGGTATTGCGGTGGCTGAAGAGCAATCAAAAGCTGACAACGCATATGAGGAGACAGAAAAGCCTGCAGTGTTCGATGACGTCGACGAAGAAGGAACAAGAAACAACGCCGTTGAGATTGACTACTACACGTGA